From a single Nostoc edaphicum CCNP1411 genomic region:
- a CDS encoding type II toxin-antitoxin system HicA family toxin, which yields MERENEDGTKTPLTMPNHSQIKGSTLRSICTQAGISREDFLSAYEQI from the coding sequence ATGGAGCGAGAAAACGAAGATGGAACGAAAACTCCACTGACTATGCCTAACCATTCTCAAATTAAAGGTTCAACGCTGAGATCCATCTGTACTCAAGCAGGTATCTCAAGAGAGGATTTTTTGTCTGCTTATGAGCAAATCTGA
- a CDS encoding type II toxin-antitoxin system HicB family antitoxin, protein MRAIKIIVEKHNDGYIAYPLGIKGVVVGEGDSYEEALADVKSAIHCHIETFGQEVLEEESTVLEAFVAEAEVPI, encoded by the coding sequence ATGAGAGCAATCAAAATTATTGTTGAAAAACATAACGACGGTTACATAGCCTATCCCTTGGGTATCAAGGGGGTTGTAGTTGGCGAAGGTGACAGCTATGAGGAAGCACTAGCTGATGTTAAATCTGCTATCCACTGCCATATAGAGACATTTGGTCAAGAGGTTTTAGAAGAGGAATCAACAGTCCTAGAAGCTTTTGTGGCAGAAGCTGAGGTTCCTATTTAA
- the ribBA gene encoding bifunctional 3,4-dihydroxy-2-butanone-4-phosphate synthase/GTP cyclohydrolase II, translating into MSQPNTTQAFKFDSIDAALADLKAGRVIVVVDDENRENEGDLICAAQFATPDTINFMAVEARGLICLAMTGDRLDELDLPLMVSNITDTNQTAFTVSIDAGPELGVTTGISAEDRARTIQVTLNPATKPTDLRRPGHIFPIRAKAGGVLKRAGHTEAAVDLSRLAGLYPAGVICEIQNPDGSMARLQQLVEYAKRHNLKIISIADLISYRLQHDRLVYREVVTKLPSQFGQFEIYAYRHTLDNTEHVAIVKGDPANFKDEPIMVRMHSECLTGDALGSLRCDCRMQLQAALKMIETAGQGVVVYLRQEGRGIGLINKLKAYSLQDMGLDTVEANERLGFPADLRDYGMGAQMLMDLGIKKIRLITNNPRKIAGVKGYGLEVVDRLPLLIEANDYNSYYLATKAKKLGHMLLQTYLVTVAIHWQDDPEAVTERYERLEKLRHLARSNDLLLQEEARPLAIAIFDEPSLTVHLGFDQAKVASCDWYRQNGHPYIQAIFQILDNLATVPYIQKLEFLISSGCDPLSNLQVQLDRQTFADGTLPSSISDRLETQQIYSFSK; encoded by the coding sequence GTGTCACAGCCTAATACTACACAAGCTTTTAAATTTGATTCGATTGATGCCGCCTTAGCAGACCTAAAAGCTGGTCGTGTGATTGTAGTGGTAGATGATGAAAATAGAGAAAATGAAGGCGACTTGATTTGTGCTGCTCAATTTGCCACACCCGACACGATTAATTTCATGGCGGTGGAAGCGAGAGGACTGATTTGTTTGGCAATGACAGGCGATCGCCTAGACGAGTTAGACTTACCCTTAATGGTAAGTAATATTACAGATACCAACCAAACTGCCTTCACTGTCAGTATTGATGCTGGGCCAGAATTGGGTGTCACCACAGGCATCTCAGCAGAAGACCGCGCCCGCACTATCCAGGTTACTCTCAACCCAGCCACAAAACCTACTGATTTACGTCGTCCTGGACATATTTTTCCCATTCGGGCTAAGGCTGGAGGCGTACTCAAACGCGCAGGACATACGGAAGCAGCTGTGGACTTGTCTCGACTAGCAGGGCTGTACCCAGCAGGGGTAATTTGTGAAATTCAAAACCCTGATGGTTCAATGGCGCGGTTGCAGCAGTTAGTTGAATATGCGAAACGTCACAATTTAAAAATTATTAGTATTGCGGATTTAATCAGTTATCGCCTACAGCACGATCGCCTAGTATATCGGGAAGTTGTTACTAAGCTGCCTAGCCAATTCGGTCAGTTTGAAATTTACGCCTACCGCCACACCTTAGACAATACAGAACATGTTGCAATTGTCAAGGGTGATCCAGCGAACTTCAAAGACGAGCCTATAATGGTGCGGATGCACTCAGAATGCTTAACTGGTGATGCTTTGGGTTCTTTACGTTGTGACTGTCGAATGCAGTTACAAGCTGCATTGAAAATGATTGAGACTGCTGGTCAAGGTGTAGTTGTATACCTGCGCCAAGAAGGACGGGGAATCGGCTTGATTAATAAGTTGAAAGCCTACTCGTTGCAGGATATGGGGCTGGATACAGTCGAGGCAAATGAGCGCTTAGGATTTCCCGCCGACTTGCGAGACTACGGTATGGGGGCACAAATGCTCATGGACTTGGGCATCAAAAAGATTCGCCTGATTACCAATAATCCCCGCAAAATTGCCGGAGTCAAGGGCTATGGGTTGGAAGTAGTTGACCGCTTGCCGTTATTGATTGAGGCAAATGACTACAATTCTTATTACCTGGCGACAAAGGCGAAAAAGCTAGGTCACATGCTGTTACAGACTTATCTGGTGACAGTAGCAATTCACTGGCAAGATGACCCGGAAGCTGTCACAGAACGTTATGAACGCTTAGAGAAACTGCGACATTTAGCGAGAAGTAATGATCTATTGTTACAAGAAGAAGCGCGTCCGTTAGCGATCGCTATATTTGACGAGCCATCTCTAACAGTACACTTGGGTTTTGATCAGGCAAAAGTTGCTAGCTGTGATTGGTATCGCCAGAATGGTCATCCTTATATACAAGCTATCTTCCAAATTCTGGACAACCTAGCAACAGTGCCATACATCCAGAAACTAGAATTTCTGATTTCTTCGGGTTGTGATCCTTTGAGTAATTTACAAGTCCAACTAGATCGGCAGACATTCGCGGATGGTACGCTGCCTTCATCGATTAGCGATCGCTTGGAGACGCAGCAAATTTACAGCTTTAGCAAATAG